From the genome of Desulfofundulus luciae:
CGCAGCACCCTAATATAACCCTGTTTACTTACGCCGAAGTAGAAAAGGTAGAAGGTTATATCGGCAATTTCGAAGTGACCATCAGGCAAAAAGCCCGCTCCGTCGACCATAGCAAATGCACCGGATGCGGCACCTGCTGGGAGAAATGTCCCACCAAGGTGTTAAGCGAGTACAATTTGGGATTGGGAATGCGCAAGGCCATTTACATCAGCTTTCCCCAGGCTGTACCCAACAAACCCGTTATCGACCGGCAACACTGCAGACAGTTTACCAGGGGTAAATGCGGCGTCTGCCAGAAGGTTTGCCCGGCACAAGCAATCGATTACCAGCAGGAAGATCAGTTAGTCAAGGAACAGGTGGGCGCCATTGTTGTGGCCACCGGTTACGACCTGTTTGAATGGGAGCAGGCCTACGGCGAATACGGTTACGGGCGCTATCCCGATGTAATCAGCGGGCTGCAATTTGAAAGGTTGAACAACGCTTCCGGGCCAACGGGAGGCAAGATTTTAAGGCCCTCCGATGGGAAGGAACCGAAAAACGTGGTTTTCATCAAGTGCGTAGGTTCCCGGGATGCGGCCAAAGGTAAGGAATACTGCTCCCGGACCTGCTGCATGTACACGGCCAAACACGCTCACCAGGTGCTGGAAAAAATCCCGGGTTCAAAGGTCTATGTCTTTTACATGGATGTCCGGACCCCCGGTAAGGCCTACGAGGAATTTTACCTGCGCACGGTCCATGAAGGTGCCCGGTATATCCGCGGCCGGGTATCTAAAATTTACCCCGAAGGTGACCACCTGGTGGTCATGGGTGTGGACACCCTTTTGGGCCGGCCGGTAGAAGTAGCCGCGGATCTGGTGGTGCTGGCCACGGCCATGGTACCCAGCAAAGGATCGGCCGAAATTGCCCGCATTGTGGGCTTTTCCACCGACCAGGACGGATTCTTTATGGAAAGCCACCCCAAACTGCGGCCGGTGGAAACCAATACCGCGGGAGTCTTCCTGGCCGGAGCCTGCCAGGGACCTAAAGATATCCCCGATACCGTTGCCCAGGCCAGCGCGGCCGCGGCAAAGGTATGTGCATTGTTCTCCCGCAGCGAGATGGCCGTGGACCCCATGATTGCCCACGTCAACCAGGCCCTTTGTTCCGGTTGCCTGGAATGCAAAAACGTCTGTCCCTACCGGGCCATTGAAACGGCAACGGTCACCGAACGGGTGGGCGGTAAAACGGTGGAACGCACGGTGGCCAGTGTTAACACCGGACTGTGCCAGGGATGCGGCGCCTGTACCGTAGCCTGCCGGGCCGGGGCAATCAACGTCAAAGGCTTTACCAATGAGCAGGTACTGGCGGAGGTGGACGCACTGTGTCTGTAACAGAACAATGGGAACCTAAAATCATCGGCTTTTGTTGTAACTGGTGCAGTTATGCCGGCGCCGATCTGGCGGGCGTTAGCCGTTTGAACTATCCCACATCAATCCGGGTGATCCGGGTGCCCTGTTCGGGAAGGGTTAATCCTGTTTTCATCCTGCGCGCCTTCCAGAGGGGGGCTGACGGTGTGCTGGTGAGCGGGTGACACCCGGGGGACTGCCACTATGTTAGTGGCAACTATCATACGCGGCGGCGCTACCTTATTTTTAAGCGCCTGCTGGAATACGTTGGCTTCGAACCGGGACGCTTCCAGGCCCGCTGGATCAGCGGCTCCGAAGGGGCTAAGTTTGCCCAAACAGTGGAGGATATTACGGCACAAATTAAAGCCCTGGGACCGAATACCAAGATGAGACAGAAACCAGTGCCGAAACCTGCTGATATTTCCACCGGGGTGAGGGTGGAATGAGTGAACTAATGAAAATCCAAGAAAATTTGAGGGAGACAGCCCGGAAATTGTTAGCCGATGGGGAGGCCAGCCTGGTGATCGGTTATGCCCCGGGCAGTGAAGTAAGCCGGGTAGTTCCCGCCTTCATCAGCCGGGAAGATGAGGTGGACCGGCTGGTCTGGAATCCCCTCTGTATCAATAATCTTGCTAAATACCTGCTGGATTACCGTCATGAACCGGGGAAAGTGGCGGTGGTAGTCAAGGGCTGTGATTCCAGGGCCATCAATCGCCTGCTGCAGGATAACCAGATCACCCGGGAAAAGGTGATCATCCTGGGCATACCCTGCCCGGGCCTGATCAACCCGGATCTGGTGGCGGCCCGCCTTGACCCGGGAGCACAAATTACGGTTGCAGCCGTCAGTGAGCAAGACTTTTCTTTGCAGACAGAGGAGGAAACTTTCACTTTTACCCGGGACGAGGCCCTGCTCAAGAAGTGCCGGGACTGCGAACAACACACCCCGGTAATTGCCGATTTTATGCTCGGGGAAGAAATACCGCCTAACGATCCGGCGGATCCCTTTGTCGCAGTAAAAACGCTGGAAGAACTACCGGTAGAAGAAAGAAGCGCATACTGGGATAAACAGTTCAGCCGGTGCCTGCGGTGTTATGCCTGCCGCAATGTTTGTCCGGCTTGCACCTGCCGGGAATGTGTCTTTGACCAGGCGGAACCCTGCTGGGTGGCCAAAGCCAATAACCTCTCGGAGAATACTGCTTTTCATCTCATCCGGGCCTTTCACGTGGCCGGACGATGCGTGGATTGTGGTGAGTGCGACCGGGTATGCCCGGTAAATATACCTCTTTCGCTCCTCAACCGGAAGATATTGAAGGACATCAAGGACCTGTTCAACGTCCCCACCCCAGGTACCAGTCTGGAGGAACTGCCGCCCTTAGGGGCATTTACCAAATCCGATCCCGATGAATTTATGTAGAAGGTGACGCCCGATGAAAGCATACACCATTACCAGGGATAATTTAGGGGCCTGGCTCGATGCCCTGGCCAGGGATTACACCTTGATCGCTCCCGTCAGGGAGGAAGAGACCGTTTCTTTATTTAAACCCGTAAGGGGCTTTGCTGAGATAAACCTGGGTTATACCAATAGCACGGTATCCCCAAAGGGCTGGCTTTTCCCCCAGACGGAAGAAATGTTTTTCTTTTCCACCGGCGGTGGTCAGATTACCCTCGCGGACGCGCAAACTCCCGGACCGGCCGTACTGTTTGGCCTTCGCCCCTGCGACATTAAAGGGATCCTGGCTCTAGATCCGGTTTTTAACGGTGCCTACCAGGACTGCTACTACCAGAAGCGCCGCCAGGATACCATTCTGGTGGGTCTATCCTGTACCCGGGTGGAACGCCACTGCTTTTGTACTTCCATGGGAGGAGGTCCCACCGACGGGGGAGGAGCCGACCTTTTATTAACAGAGATGGACGATGGTTACGGCATCGAGGTGCTAACCCCCCGGGGAGAGGAACTGGTCAATAGGTACCAACAGTACTTTGACGCTGACCGGGAAAACCGGGTAATTCCGGCTCGTGAAGAACTGGGCAAAAAGTTAGCGGGGCAGTTTACCCGTAATGTAGACACTACCGGCGTAAAAGAATTCCTGGATCAACACTTTGAATTACCTTACTGGGGTGAGCTTGCCCGCCGCTGCCTAGGCTGTGGTATCTGCACCTACATCTGCCCGACCTGTCACTGCTTCGATATCTTCGACCAAAGCC
Proteins encoded in this window:
- a CDS encoding CoB--CoM heterodisulfide reductase iron-sulfur subunit A family protein, giving the protein MQRIGIFVCWCGLNIGAVVDMSRVVEAVSKFPGVVYATDYKYMCSEPGQETIIQAVREHRLDRVVVASCSPRLHEATFRKTLARAGLNPYLLEMANIREQCAWVHQREPEKATQKAIELIRRAVSKVSKLEPLFESTIPVTKRALVIGGGIAGMQTALDIADAGYQVILVEREPTIGGKMAMLDKTFPTLDCSAUIITPKMVAAAQHPNITLFTYAEVEKVEGYIGNFEVTIRQKARSVDHSKCTGCGTCWEKCPTKVLSEYNLGLGMRKAIYISFPQAVPNKPVIDRQHCRQFTRGKCGVCQKVCPAQAIDYQQEDQLVKEQVGAIVVATGYDLFEWEQAYGEYGYGRYPDVISGLQFERLNNASGPTGGKILRPSDGKEPKNVVFIKCVGSRDAAKGKEYCSRTCCMYTAKHAHQVLEKIPGSKVYVFYMDVRTPGKAYEEFYLRTVHEGARYIRGRVSKIYPEGDHLVVMGVDTLLGRPVEVAADLVVLATAMVPSKGSAEIARIVGFSTDQDGFFMESHPKLRPVETNTAGVFLAGACQGPKDIPDTVAQASAAAAKVCALFSRSEMAVDPMIAHVNQALCSGCLECKNVCPYRAIETATVTERVGGKTVERTVASVNTGLCQGCGACTVACRAGAINVKGFTNEQVLAEVDALCL
- a CDS encoding hydrogenase iron-sulfur subunit, giving the protein MSVTEQWEPKIIGFCCNWCSYAGADLAGVSRLNYPTSIRVIRVPCSGRVNPVFILRAFQRGADGVLVSGUHPGDCHYVSGNYHTRRRYLIFKRLLEYVGFEPGRFQARWISGSEGAKFAQTVEDITAQIKALGPNTKMRQKPVPKPADISTGVRVE
- a CDS encoding Coenzyme F420 hydrogenase/dehydrogenase, beta subunit C-terminal domain, whose product is MKIQENLRETARKLLADGEASLVIGYAPGSEVSRVVPAFISREDEVDRLVWNPLCINNLAKYLLDYRHEPGKVAVVVKGCDSRAINRLLQDNQITREKVIILGIPCPGLINPDLVAARLDPGAQITVAAVSEQDFSLQTEEETFTFTRDEALLKKCRDCEQHTPVIADFMLGEEIPPNDPADPFVAVKTLEELPVEERSAYWDKQFSRCLRCYACRNVCPACTCRECVFDQAEPCWVAKANNLSENTAFHLIRAFHVAGRCVDCGECDRVCPVNIPLSLLNRKILKDIKDLFNVPTPGTSLEELPPLGAFTKSDPDEFM
- a CDS encoding 4Fe-4S dicluster domain-containing protein; translation: MKAYTITRDNLGAWLDALARDYTLIAPVREEETVSLFKPVRGFAEINLGYTNSTVSPKGWLFPQTEEMFFFSTGGGQITLADAQTPGPAVLFGLRPCDIKGILALDPVFNGAYQDCYYQKRRQDTILVGLSCTRVERHCFCTSMGGGPTDGGGADLLLTEMDDGYGIEVLTPRGEELVNRYQQYFDADRENRVIPAREELGKKLAGQFTRNVDTTGVKEFLDQHFELPYWGELARRCLGCGICTYICPTCHCFDIFDQSPDGELGVRSRCWDSCMFSHFTRMAGGHNPRPTQKERVRNRFLHKLKYHRDRYNLDGCVGCGRCVTRCPVNIDIRQIIADLQEVARHD